The genomic DNA CAGCTTCTGGCAGGTGAATCAGAGGAAGTCTTTCATATGATTGCCGGTATACCTCAGAGGCTGAAATGATGAATCATCAGGAAATAGAAATCCTCCTCAAAAGAATTGAGAGGCTGGATCTCTGTTCGATGGAAGCTGTTACCAGACGATGGGATCGCTTGACGAAGCCCCCCGAAAGCCTCGGGAAACTGGAAAAACTGGTTTCCAGACTGGGGGGAATCCAGAGAACGACCCAACCCCATCTCCGGAATAAAATGGTTTTATGCTTTGCTGCCGATCATGGAGTTGTTGCCGAAGGAGTCTCTCCTTCAAAGCAGATTGTCACCGCAGAGATGGTGAGGAATTTTCTGAATGGAGGTGCAGCCATTTCTGTTCTGGCCTCCCGATCGAATGCTGATTTGAAGGTCATCAATGCCGGGATGGTGTATGAAGTTGATCATCCTCGGATTATACAAAAATCCATTGCAAAAGGTACTGCTAATATGCGCAGGACCAGAGCGATGACGGAAGAACAGGTCTATCAGGCTCTTGAATTGGGTTTTGAAAGCGGTTCGGCTGAGATTGATAATTTCTGTGACTTACTGATCACAGGTGAAATGGGTGTTGGAAATACAACATCTGCCAGTGCCATATATTCTGCTGTTACCGGTATGAATCCGGAATTGATAACAGG from Oceanispirochaeta sp. includes the following:
- a CDS encoding nicotinate-nucleotide--dimethylbenzimidazole phosphoribosyltransferase — encoded protein: MMNHQEIEILLKRIERLDLCSMEAVTRRWDRLTKPPESLGKLEKLVSRLGGIQRTTQPHLRNKMVLCFAADHGVVAEGVSPSKQIVTAEMVRNFLNGGAAISVLASRSNADLKVINAGMVYEVDHPRIIQKSIAKGTANMRRTRAMTEEQVYQALELGFESGSAEIDNFCDLLITGEMGVGNTTSASAIYSAVTGMNPELITG